One window from the genome of Halostella litorea encodes:
- a CDS encoding DUF1641 domain-containing protein — MAEPRDAYPETATKGGRDEGGDAEGEAALRAALAEHGEDLAGVVGTTDEIDDLLTTAILVIASADDEEVQHVTESTANLVKAADGLSTDGAADLAAELGDSADDLAVTLDTVLELQRAGHLDDLVTIATAFSESLSPGEVEELATTLEDNGDELVGALDVVLELQREDQLEDLVTLAKTFSAIEADADTVRGLNTVLAAVGEAERESEPVGVLGLFRKLRGRDARAGLGYLVSLLKAQGRRLRNDR; from the coding sequence ATGGCGGAGCCACGCGACGCGTACCCCGAGACGGCCACCAAGGGCGGCCGCGACGAGGGCGGCGACGCCGAGGGCGAGGCGGCGCTCCGGGCGGCGCTGGCCGAGCACGGCGAGGACCTCGCGGGCGTCGTCGGGACCACCGACGAAATCGACGACCTCCTCACGACGGCCATACTGGTGATCGCCAGCGCGGACGATGAGGAGGTCCAGCACGTCACCGAATCGACCGCCAACCTGGTGAAGGCCGCCGACGGGCTGTCGACCGACGGCGCGGCCGACCTCGCGGCGGAACTGGGCGACAGCGCGGACGACCTGGCGGTGACGCTCGATACCGTCCTCGAACTCCAGCGCGCGGGCCACCTCGACGACCTCGTGACGATAGCGACCGCGTTCTCGGAGTCGCTGTCCCCGGGGGAGGTCGAGGAACTGGCGACGACGCTGGAGGACAACGGCGACGAACTCGTCGGGGCGCTCGACGTGGTGCTGGAGCTCCAGCGGGAGGACCAGCTCGAGGACCTCGTGACCCTCGCCAAGACGTTCTCCGCCATCGAAGCCGACGCGGACACCGTGCGGGGGTTGAACACCGTGCTGGCCGCCGTCGGCGAGGCCGAGCGGGAGTCGGAGCCGGTCGGCGTGCTCGGACTGTTCCGGAAACTGCGGGGCCGCGACGCCCGCGCCGGGCTCGGCTACCTCGTCTCGCTCCTGAAGGCACAGGGCCGCCGGCTCCGGAACGACCGATAG
- a CDS encoding molybdopterin oxidoreductase family protein yields MTDEGPDPSTVCPRCAVGCHLEPGDGGRASGRPGPANPNGRLCAKGVAAFEPLDDRLTEPLVRRDGELVAASWETAYDRVAEGFRRIRDRHGPDALAFLGAPHCTNEENYLLQKLARTLGTNNVDNRARLCHSGTARALSERVGWPATTNGLDDVGDADVILVAGANPAKRQPVAFNSFVRPAVADGTTLVHVDPVGNETTRLADVHLAPRPGTDATVFDLLAAGVVEAGGVDREFVAERTRGYEAFAAALGGSFDREAALSAAGVDPATLDRVADRIASADRVAAMVGTGVEGGEGPANAPDSLLNLLLLTGNLGRRGTGLHVLRGLVNEQGATDAGCVPDRLPGHRSVTDPNARDRVAEAWGTAPPADPGMTATELLGAFGDEVRGALVVGENPAVSKRQLDWVRDRLDALDLLAVVEVAESETTRHADVVLPAASGVEKAGTVTNLDRHVQRLRPTASPPSDARPDAAVLRDLGKRLLPDSGHFDYESVGEVFDELTAVAPPYAGATYAEISETPRRWPFDRDGVLYRESFDTPDGLAPFEPPGGVAEPAPETGLVLVTGGRSSDADDAGDRTVRLHPDDAADRGVERNAPVLVTDGDTTVDATATLDDGVRRGAAYVHAVDADPFLRCGATTVDVRPRDGTSGSTE; encoded by the coding sequence GTGACGGACGAAGGCCCGGACCCCTCGACCGTCTGCCCGCGCTGTGCCGTCGGGTGTCACCTGGAACCCGGCGACGGAGGCCGGGCATCGGGACGGCCCGGCCCGGCGAACCCGAACGGCCGGCTCTGTGCGAAGGGCGTCGCCGCGTTCGAACCGCTCGACGACCGCCTGACCGAGCCGCTGGTCCGCCGCGACGGGGAACTGGTCGCGGCGTCCTGGGAGACGGCGTACGACCGCGTCGCCGAGGGGTTCCGGCGGATCCGCGACCGGCACGGCCCCGACGCGCTGGCGTTTCTCGGCGCGCCCCACTGCACCAACGAGGAGAACTACCTGCTCCAGAAGCTCGCGCGGACGCTCGGGACGAACAACGTCGACAACCGCGCCCGCCTCTGTCACAGCGGGACGGCGCGGGCGCTGTCCGAGCGGGTCGGCTGGCCGGCGACCACGAACGGCCTCGACGACGTCGGCGACGCCGACGTGATCCTGGTCGCCGGCGCGAACCCCGCGAAGCGCCAGCCCGTCGCGTTCAACTCGTTCGTCCGGCCGGCCGTCGCCGACGGAACGACGCTCGTCCACGTCGACCCCGTCGGCAACGAGACGACGCGGCTCGCGGACGTCCACCTCGCCCCGCGCCCCGGGACGGACGCGACCGTGTTCGACCTGCTGGCCGCGGGCGTGGTCGAGGCAGGCGGGGTCGACCGCGAGTTCGTCGCCGAACGCACACGAGGCTACGAGGCGTTCGCCGCGGCGCTCGGGGGGTCGTTCGACCGTGAAGCGGCGCTCTCGGCGGCGGGCGTGGACCCCGCCACGCTCGACCGCGTCGCCGACCGGATCGCCTCGGCCGATCGCGTCGCGGCGATGGTTGGCACCGGCGTCGAGGGCGGCGAGGGGCCGGCGAACGCGCCGGACTCGCTCCTGAACCTCCTGTTGCTGACGGGCAACCTCGGCCGCCGCGGCACCGGCCTCCACGTACTCCGCGGCCTCGTCAACGAGCAGGGCGCGACGGACGCGGGCTGCGTCCCCGACCGGTTGCCCGGGCATCGGTCCGTCACCGATCCCAACGCGCGCGACCGCGTCGCCGAGGCGTGGGGAACCGCGCCGCCCGCGGATCCGGGGATGACCGCGACGGAACTGCTCGGGGCGTTCGGCGACGAGGTCCGCGGCGCGCTGGTCGTCGGGGAGAACCCCGCCGTCTCGAAGCGCCAGCTGGACTGGGTCCGCGACCGGCTGGACGCGCTCGACCTGCTCGCGGTGGTCGAAGTCGCCGAGAGCGAGACGACGCGCCACGCCGACGTGGTGTTGCCCGCGGCGTCCGGCGTGGAGAAGGCCGGAACCGTCACCAACCTCGACAGGCACGTCCAGCGGCTTCGCCCGACCGCGTCGCCGCCGAGCGACGCGCGGCCCGATGCCGCCGTCCTCCGCGACCTGGGAAAGCGGCTCCTGCCCGACTCCGGGCACTTCGACTACGAGTCGGTCGGCGAGGTGTTCGACGAACTGACCGCGGTCGCGCCCCCATACGCCGGGGCAACGTACGCGGAAATCAGCGAGACGCCGCGCCGCTGGCCGTTCGACCGCGACGGCGTGTTATACCGCGAATCGTTCGACACGCCGGACGGGCTCGCGCCGTTCGAACCCCCGGGCGGCGTCGCCGAACCCGCCCCCGAGACGGGGCTCGTGCTCGTGACCGGCGGCAGGTCCAGCGACGCCGACGACGCCGGGGACCGCACGGTTCGGCTCCATCCCGACGACGCCGCCGACCGCGGCGTCGAGCGGAACGCCCCGGTCCTCGTGACGGACGGCGATACGACCGTCGATGCAACGGCGACGCTGGACGACGGCGTCCGGCGGGGCGCGGCGTACGTCCACGCTGTCGACGCCGACCCGTTCCTCCGGTGTGGTGCGACGACGGTCGACGTGCGACCGCGCGACGGGACGTCCGGATCGACCGAGTAG
- a CDS encoding tyrosine-type recombinase/integrase, with the protein MSTIGPDPGDIEDPVAYFLQDVAYHGKSDRTRDAYERVLRRFERFLADPDRNPAGTETALAAASHRDCMAWIHDIRGSVAESTVATYASYLHRFYAYMTQVGAFDANPMTLVVEEMDETIDTDPERRDVPLPDMREFVADVTHPLERAVVVTLLKTGMRVGELCNLDRRDVHLSSVPFDRDNASRRPQIAERPDSVYVAAEPARGEVVNGEERTASNKRKRATVVPVDDELRRVLGRWLAIRPDTTSPAEPLFTSTSGDWGRRLTPDMVHHAVETHARKRGWYRSGGGAAANVTPHYFRHFFTTHLRDRTGDRGIVKYLRGDVAQDVIDTYTHNWGDRVRETYEANVYRVLPDDA; encoded by the coding sequence ATGAGCACGATCGGTCCGGATCCCGGCGACATCGAGGACCCCGTGGCCTATTTCCTGCAGGACGTCGCGTACCACGGGAAAAGCGACCGGACGAGGGACGCCTACGAGCGGGTCCTGCGGCGGTTCGAGCGCTTCCTCGCCGACCCCGACCGCAACCCGGCCGGGACCGAGACGGCGCTGGCGGCCGCGTCCCACCGGGACTGCATGGCCTGGATCCACGATATCCGTGGCAGCGTGGCCGAGAGCACCGTCGCGACGTACGCCTCCTACCTCCACCGGTTCTACGCGTACATGACCCAGGTGGGTGCGTTCGACGCCAACCCAATGACGCTGGTCGTCGAGGAGATGGACGAGACGATCGACACGGACCCCGAACGGAGGGACGTCCCGCTCCCGGACATGCGGGAGTTCGTCGCGGACGTCACGCACCCCCTGGAGCGTGCGGTCGTCGTGACGCTGCTGAAGACCGGGATGCGGGTCGGCGAGCTCTGCAACCTCGACCGGCGGGACGTCCACCTCTCGTCGGTGCCGTTCGACCGCGACAATGCGTCGCGTCGGCCACAAATTGCCGAACGGCCGGACTCGGTCTACGTCGCGGCAGAACCCGCCCGCGGCGAGGTGGTCAACGGCGAGGAGCGGACGGCGTCGAACAAGCGCAAGCGCGCCACGGTCGTTCCGGTCGACGACGAACTCCGGCGGGTCCTCGGCCGCTGGCTTGCGATCCGGCCGGACACGACATCGCCCGCGGAGCCGCTGTTTACCAGCACGAGCGGCGACTGGGGGCGGCGGCTCACCCCCGACATGGTCCATCACGCCGTCGAGACACACGCCCGGAAGCGGGGGTGGTACCGGTCAGGCGGCGGCGCGGCGGCGAACGTCACGCCCCACTACTTCCGGCACTTCTTCACGACGCATCTCCGGGACCGGACCGGCGACCGCGGCATCGTGAAGTACCTGCGGGGTGACGTCGCGCAGGACGTGATCGACACGTACACCCACAACTGGGGCGACAGAGTCCGTGAGACGTACGAGGCGAACGTGTACCGGGTGCTACCCGACGATGCGTGA
- a CDS encoding DUF5805 domain-containing protein encodes MAAEGDETERTVVKTFVPRYQKERWIDHADDLDMSQSEFVRTMVQAGRRGFDPDDAETEGDEGGPEEPGSADATPGGDGLEDRVLATLDSGAYRDWDELVEALTGDIESRLEDALQELQAADEVRYSGRHGGYTKVDG; translated from the coding sequence ATGGCAGCCGAGGGAGACGAGACGGAGCGAACCGTGGTGAAGACCTTCGTGCCGCGTTACCAGAAGGAGCGCTGGATCGACCACGCCGACGACCTCGACATGAGCCAGAGCGAGTTCGTCCGGACGATGGTCCAGGCCGGGCGGCGCGGGTTCGACCCCGACGATGCGGAAACCGAGGGGGACGAAGGCGGCCCGGAGGAACCCGGTTCTGCGGACGCTACCCCTGGGGGTGACGGCCTCGAAGACCGGGTCCTCGCGACGCTCGATTCGGGTGCGTACCGGGACTGGGACGAACTCGTCGAGGCGCTCACCGGCGACATCGAGAGCCGACTGGAGGACGCGCTGCAGGAGCTCCAGGCGGCCGACGAGGTTCGGTACAGCGGTCGCCACGGCGGCTACACGAAGGTGGACGGATGA
- a CDS encoding midas domain-containing protein — protein sequence MSSQVDTDEEIAVAAEGVTVRKAFAADEFPVPAIRFAIESDRDVPVSIRLSEDIPEEFPMDGVGFHPDYEDDNWTAFQDHRVEFERTIDPDEEVVTVYGIRVDSPDDVEPFLTEPTLADVQIEGEAAENGDGTANIDDITNEDDDEAVKNMISGESDGVPGLDDEGEDDATEDDAEAEDDDGGGLDLDLGDVDTEPDATDDEPEDDADDEPEIDLGFGDEEIPDAEADPEPADDAPEIDLALGDESEDEAAEADDAEGDGIDLDLEAAAEEVDVGDAPADEPEEEPASGEADDEAEQAEADDEPDAEAVEAEPVAAEPVDADDDAEPVAADETADADTAADEDVPAEGVDEPDADDEPDAADEPETEPAAAEAEDEAEPAEADEGAVETTDDEDEPDTADEAEPVAAEPVEAEPQTDEAAEAESEEPDATAEEADEPEEPAVDESVEAEPAEADAEADAEPAEAEPEPADADDEPEEESEAEPVEVDDADADEPDAEPAMAEADDAPAAEPEVAEAAPEADEAAAADGTDADATPTTATAASAAAEGGIAAALADELRAGDVAEEDKAVLREELDAELSSADAARIDHLRSQVDDLAAYTDALEEFLDEEGTGEEIIDSFQDQVEEMRAELDDLAAAADDNAADIEGLDDSLAATESRVDDVDARIDAVRDDVEAAVDDAREELRNDFEELQAELNDEAAELRSEVETARSELESDIEDARSDLGSDVDAVADRVDDAEEQVEAVETAVNGVADNVQVVEAEVDDLDDELGSVAADLSDLDEELAELRETVEEIQAWRDQLGEMFSG from the coding sequence ATGAGTAGCCAGGTCGACACTGACGAAGAGATTGCGGTCGCCGCCGAGGGCGTGACCGTCCGCAAGGCGTTCGCAGCGGACGAGTTCCCGGTCCCTGCGATCCGGTTCGCGATCGAATCGGACCGCGACGTCCCGGTTTCGATACGACTCTCCGAGGACATCCCGGAGGAGTTCCCCATGGACGGGGTGGGCTTTCATCCGGACTACGAGGACGACAACTGGACCGCCTTCCAGGACCACCGCGTCGAGTTCGAGCGGACGATCGACCCCGACGAGGAGGTCGTCACGGTCTACGGGATCCGCGTGGACAGCCCCGACGACGTCGAACCGTTCCTCACCGAGCCGACGCTGGCCGACGTCCAGATCGAGGGCGAGGCCGCCGAGAACGGCGACGGGACGGCCAACATCGACGACATCACCAACGAGGACGACGACGAGGCCGTCAAGAACATGATCTCGGGCGAGAGCGACGGCGTCCCGGGGCTCGACGACGAGGGCGAAGACGACGCCACCGAGGACGACGCCGAGGCCGAGGACGACGACGGCGGCGGCCTTGACCTCGACCTGGGCGACGTGGACACGGAGCCTGACGCGACCGACGACGAGCCCGAGGACGACGCGGACGACGAGCCGGAGATCGACCTCGGCTTCGGCGACGAGGAGATCCCCGACGCCGAAGCCGACCCCGAACCCGCGGACGACGCCCCCGAGATCGACCTGGCGCTCGGGGACGAGAGCGAGGACGAGGCGGCCGAAGCGGACGACGCCGAGGGCGACGGCATCGACCTCGACCTCGAAGCGGCCGCCGAGGAGGTCGACGTCGGCGACGCGCCGGCCGACGAACCGGAGGAGGAACCCGCGTCGGGCGAAGCCGACGACGAGGCTGAGCAGGCCGAGGCGGACGACGAGCCGGACGCGGAGGCCGTCGAGGCCGAGCCCGTCGCCGCGGAGCCGGTCGATGCGGACGACGACGCGGAACCGGTGGCCGCCGACGAGACGGCAGACGCGGACACCGCGGCTGACGAGGACGTGCCGGCCGAGGGCGTCGACGAACCGGATGCCGACGACGAGCCGGACGCCGCCGACGAACCGGAGACGGAGCCCGCGGCGGCCGAAGCCGAGGACGAGGCAGAACCGGCTGAGGCGGACGAGGGTGCTGTCGAGACGACCGACGACGAGGACGAACCCGACACCGCCGACGAGGCGGAACCGGTCGCCGCGGAGCCCGTCGAGGCCGAACCGCAGACCGACGAGGCGGCCGAAGCGGAATCCGAGGAGCCGGACGCCACTGCGGAAGAGGCGGACGAACCGGAGGAGCCGGCGGTCGACGAGTCGGTCGAGGCGGAACCGGCCGAAGCCGACGCCGAGGCGGACGCGGAGCCCGCCGAGGCCGAACCGGAGCCGGCCGACGCGGACGACGAACCGGAGGAAGAATCCGAGGCGGAGCCGGTCGAAGTCGACGACGCGGACGCCGACGAACCGGACGCGGAACCCGCGATGGCCGAAGCCGACGACGCGCCGGCTGCCGAGCCCGAGGTAGCCGAAGCCGCCCCCGAAGCCGACGAGGCGGCCGCTGCTGACGGGACCGACGCCGACGCGACGCCGACGACCGCAACGGCGGCGTCCGCGGCGGCCGAGGGTGGCATCGCGGCCGCGCTGGCCGACGAACTCCGCGCCGGCGACGTCGCGGAGGAGGACAAGGCCGTGCTCCGCGAGGAGCTGGACGCGGAGCTTTCCAGCGCCGACGCCGCGCGCATCGACCACCTCCGCTCGCAGGTCGACGACCTGGCCGCCTACACCGACGCGCTGGAGGAGTTCCTCGACGAGGAGGGCACCGGCGAGGAGATCATCGACAGCTTCCAGGACCAGGTCGAGGAGATGCGGGCCGAACTGGACGACCTGGCCGCGGCGGCCGACGACAACGCCGCCGACATCGAGGGCCTCGACGACTCGCTGGCGGCGACCGAGTCGCGGGTCGACGACGTCGACGCCCGGATCGACGCGGTCCGGGACGACGTCGAGGCGGCCGTCGACGACGCCCGGGAGGAGCTCCGGAATGACTTCGAGGAGCTCCAGGCGGAGTTAAACGACGAGGCGGCCGAACTCCGGTCGGAGGTCGAGACGGCGCGGTCGGAGCTCGAGTCGGACATCGAGGACGCGCGGAGCGACCTCGGCTCGGACGTCGACGCCGTCGCCGACCGCGTCGACGACGCCGAGGAGCAGGTCGAAGCGGTCGAGACCGCCGTCAACGGCGTCGCGGACAACGTGCAGGTCGTCGAGGCCGAGGTCGACGACCTCGACGACGAACTCGGGAGCGTCGCGGCCGACCTGTCGGACCTCGACGAGGAACTGGCGGAGCTCCGCGAGACCGTCGAGGAGATCCAGGCCTGGCGCGACCAGCTCGGCGAGATGTTCTCCGGCTGA
- a CDS encoding MBL fold metallo-hydrolase: MTESDWGDWLPRAVEDADPDTVAVWYLGCNGFVLKGSEGTTVFVDPYVGLGDPPRTIRMIPVPFDPADVTEADAVLATHEHTDHVHGPSQGPILERTGATFYAPDDSLAVAREDEDWGAEYDVADDQFAEVAEGDTFEVGEFTVHVEAAHDPDATHPVSYVFEHESGTIFHGGDTKPSDEFDRIGEAYDIDLGILAFGTVGNVPDKRTREPVRTRWYNDENQVVEAASDLRVDRLLPSHWDMWKGLTADPTVLHHHASSFEFPRDLSVVEIGDRADL, encoded by the coding sequence ATGACAGAGAGCGACTGGGGCGACTGGCTGCCCCGCGCCGTCGAGGACGCCGACCCCGACACCGTCGCGGTCTGGTATCTGGGCTGCAACGGCTTCGTCCTGAAGGGCAGCGAGGGCACGACCGTGTTCGTCGACCCGTACGTCGGCCTGGGCGACCCGCCGCGGACGATCCGGATGATCCCCGTCCCGTTCGACCCGGCGGACGTGACCGAGGCCGACGCCGTCCTCGCCACGCACGAGCACACCGATCACGTCCACGGCCCGAGCCAGGGACCCATCCTCGAACGCACCGGCGCGACCTTCTACGCGCCCGACGACAGCCTCGCGGTCGCCCGCGAGGACGAGGACTGGGGGGCGGAGTACGACGTCGCCGACGACCAGTTCGCGGAGGTCGCCGAGGGCGACACGTTCGAGGTCGGCGAGTTCACCGTCCACGTCGAGGCCGCCCACGACCCCGACGCCACCCACCCCGTCAGCTACGTGTTCGAACACGAGTCCGGTACGATCTTCCACGGCGGCGACACCAAGCCCAGCGACGAGTTCGACCGGATCGGCGAGGCGTACGACATCGACCTCGGGATCCTCGCGTTCGGCACGGTCGGCAACGTACCGGACAAGCGGACCCGCGAACCGGTCCGCACGCGCTGGTACAACGACGAGAACCAGGTCGTCGAGGCCGCCAGCGACCTCCGGGTCGACCGCCTGCTCCCGAGCCACTGGGACATGTGGAAGGGCCTCACCGCCGACCCGACCGTCCTCCACCACCACGCCAGTAGCTTCGAGTTCCCCCGCGACCTGTCGGTCGTCGAAATCGGCGACCGCGCCGACCTGTAG
- a CDS encoding sulfite oxidase-like oxidoreductase: protein MPSDATDLYEEFGDDRLPPGQRKTEKFPVLSKSGTPEFDPATWEFTVTGAVEEELTFSWEEFRDLPNVTQQQDFHCVTGWSKFDCEFTGVTFPELAERAGVRDDAVHVMFHGMDDYTTDLPLDDCLREEVLFAWGYDGDDLPREHGGPLRVVTPHRYAYKGSKWVNGVEFLTEPERGYWEKRGYSDTANPWNEERYS, encoded by the coding sequence ATGCCAAGCGACGCGACGGACCTCTACGAGGAGTTCGGCGACGACCGCCTCCCGCCGGGGCAGCGAAAGACCGAGAAGTTCCCGGTGCTCTCCAAGAGCGGCACGCCCGAGTTCGACCCGGCGACGTGGGAGTTCACCGTCACCGGTGCCGTCGAGGAGGAGTTGACCTTCTCGTGGGAGGAGTTCCGCGACCTGCCGAACGTCACACAGCAGCAGGACTTCCACTGTGTCACCGGGTGGAGCAAGTTCGACTGCGAGTTCACCGGCGTCACGTTCCCCGAACTGGCCGAACGGGCGGGCGTCCGCGACGACGCCGTCCACGTCATGTTCCACGGGATGGACGACTACACGACTGACCTCCCGCTCGACGACTGCCTGCGCGAGGAGGTGCTGTTCGCGTGGGGCTACGACGGCGACGACCTGCCCCGGGAACACGGCGGCCCGCTCCGGGTCGTCACCCCCCACCGGTACGCCTACAAGGGCTCGAAGTGGGTGAACGGCGTCGAGTTCCTCACCGAACCGGAGCGCGGCTACTGGGAGAAGCGGGGCTACTCCGACACCGCGAACCCCTGGAACGAGGAGCGGTACAGCTAG
- a CDS encoding ribbon-helix-helix domain-containing protein yields the protein MPKVEITIPEHLEMQIAQMVEQGEFVNREEAVEELLSTGMKAFKTSGPMDDDQDHGLEDDGMMGHEDEYVF from the coding sequence ATGCCGAAAGTAGAGATCACTATCCCCGAACATCTCGAGATGCAGATCGCCCAGATGGTCGAACAGGGCGAGTTCGTGAACCGCGAGGAAGCAGTCGAGGAGTTGCTGTCGACCGGCATGAAAGCCTTCAAGACGAGCGGCCCGATGGACGACGACCAGGACCACGGCCTGGAGGACGACGGCATGATGGGCCACGAGGACGAGTACGTCTTCTAG
- a CDS encoding fluoride efflux transporter FluC, with protein sequence MADEGSLATVESLALVALGGFVGANARYAVGLAVPVPWATLAVNVAGSALLGFVLYEEAYLGAFSRQFRVALGTGFLSSLTTYSTFAVETAALSPALALANVLGNYALGFAAVALGRWAALSLAGAAR encoded by the coding sequence ATGGCTGACGAGGGGTCGCTCGCGACCGTCGAATCGCTCGCGCTCGTCGCGCTCGGCGGGTTCGTCGGTGCGAACGCGCGGTACGCCGTCGGCCTGGCGGTGCCGGTCCCCTGGGCGACGCTCGCCGTCAACGTCGCCGGGAGCGCGCTGCTCGGCTTCGTCCTGTACGAGGAGGCGTACCTCGGCGCGTTCTCCCGGCAGTTCCGGGTGGCGCTCGGGACCGGCTTCCTCTCGTCGCTGACCACCTACAGCACGTTCGCCGTCGAAACGGCGGCGCTCTCGCCGGCGCTGGCGCTTGCAAACGTACTGGGCAACTACGCGCTGGGCTTCGCCGCCGTCGCGCTCGGCCGGTGGGCCGCGCTCTCGCTCGCGGGGGCGGCGAGATGA
- the crcB gene encoding fluoride efflux transporter CrcB, with protein MTNPAYLVGVGGVLGAVARHLVYVALRGDDPVPRATLAVNAVGSFALGALTAAGADGSAALLLGTGACGAFTTFSSFSVETVQLWDTGDRRAAAANAALNLACSLAAVAAGWLVAG; from the coding sequence ATGACGAACCCGGCGTACCTCGTCGGCGTCGGCGGCGTCCTCGGCGCGGTCGCCCGGCACCTCGTGTACGTCGCGCTGCGGGGCGACGATCCGGTGCCGCGTGCGACGCTCGCGGTCAACGCCGTCGGGAGCTTCGCGCTCGGCGCGCTGACGGCGGCCGGTGCTGATGGGTCGGCCGCGCTGCTGCTCGGGACGGGTGCCTGCGGCGCGTTCACGACGTTCTCGTCGTTCTCCGTCGAGACGGTGCAGCTGTGGGACACCGGGGACCGCCGCGCCGCGGCCGCGAACGCGGCGCTCAACCTGGCGTGTTCGCTCGCGGCCGTGGCGGCGGGGTGGCTCGTCGCGGGCTGA
- a CDS encoding DUF7550 family protein gives MTSDHDSDVPEDEEAGRTTAPQSPYTNRQVGIGFAVLAVGLLVAFAVPLLL, from the coding sequence ATGACGAGCGACCACGACTCCGACGTGCCCGAGGACGAGGAGGCCGGGCGGACGACCGCGCCCCAGAGCCCGTACACGAACCGGCAGGTCGGCATCGGCTTCGCCGTGCTGGCGGTCGGCCTGCTCGTCGCATTCGCAGTCCCGCTCCTGCTTTAA
- a CDS encoding AI-2E family transporter: MSIPGPALDRARAAWWLFVLALGVVAAYIAQAFVGMLVLGAFGYYATRPIYRRVSVAVDSDGIAATLTVLAVLVPVVLLLLYAGFQLFQAVQDLTGSATGGPLLGGYLNALPDQQRQAVLSVVENPRQALSDPQGTVMTVLQAGQRVVTAVVGGLTLLALSTALTFFLLKNDDGIAAGLVRLFGGRDTAAYAYAAAVDSDLESVFFGNFLFVLAMSVVSGVVYWATNAFAPGGLTVPAVPVLALLTGLASLIPIVVGKVVYLPVVGYLAVQAFRTDGTSLAFVGGVLVVYFLLLDILPQTFLQPVITGRQLNSVMLMFAYLLGPILFGWYGFFLMPILFVLMLEAIRVALPELLHGDRLTPTASMGDSLGASVDALGDGTSEDGVGSDESGSAGDDASTDGDGAPSGAPPADGDDATRGE, from the coding sequence ATGTCGATTCCCGGACCCGCGCTGGACCGCGCTCGCGCGGCCTGGTGGCTGTTCGTGCTCGCGCTCGGGGTCGTGGCCGCCTACATCGCACAGGCGTTCGTGGGGATGCTCGTGCTCGGCGCGTTCGGCTACTACGCGACCCGGCCGATCTACCGCCGGGTCAGCGTCGCGGTCGACTCCGACGGCATCGCGGCGACGCTGACGGTGCTGGCGGTGCTCGTGCCGGTCGTCCTGTTGCTCCTGTACGCCGGCTTCCAGCTGTTCCAGGCGGTGCAGGACCTGACCGGCAGCGCCACCGGCGGGCCGCTGCTCGGCGGGTACCTGAACGCACTCCCGGACCAGCAGCGCCAGGCGGTGCTGTCGGTCGTCGAGAACCCCCGTCAGGCGCTGTCGGACCCGCAGGGCACCGTGATGACCGTCCTGCAGGCCGGCCAGCGCGTCGTCACGGCGGTGGTGGGCGGGCTGACGCTGTTGGCGCTGTCGACGGCGCTCACCTTCTTCCTCCTGAAGAACGACGACGGCATCGCCGCCGGGCTGGTCCGACTGTTCGGCGGCCGCGACACCGCGGCGTACGCGTACGCCGCCGCGGTCGACTCGGACCTCGAATCCGTGTTCTTCGGCAACTTCCTGTTCGTGCTCGCCATGTCGGTCGTGTCGGGGGTCGTCTACTGGGCGACGAACGCGTTCGCCCCGGGGGGGCTGACGGTGCCCGCGGTCCCCGTCCTCGCCCTGCTGACCGGCCTCGCGAGCCTGATCCCGATCGTCGTCGGGAAGGTGGTGTACCTGCCGGTCGTCGGCTACCTAGCCGTGCAGGCGTTCCGGACCGACGGCACCTCGCTCGCGTTCGTCGGCGGCGTGCTGGTCGTGTACTTCCTCCTGCTCGACATCCTCCCGCAGACGTTCCTCCAGCCCGTCATCACCGGCCGACAGTTGAACTCGGTCATGCTGATGTTCGCGTACCTGCTCGGCCCGATCCTGTTCGGCTGGTACGGCTTCTTCCTCATGCCGATCCTGTTCGTCCTGATGCTGGAGGCGATACGGGTCGCGCTCCCCGAACTCCTCCACGGCGACCGGCTCACGCCGACGGCTTCGATGGGCGACTCCCTCGGGGCGTCCGTCGACGCGCTCGGCGACGGCACGTCGGAGGACGGCGTCGGGAGCGACGAGAGCGGTTCCGCTGGCGACGACGCATCGACGGACGGCGACGGAGCGCCGAGCGGAGCCCCGCCGGCGGACGGTGACGACGCGACGCGGGGCGAGTGA